In Dyadobacter sp. NIV53, a single window of DNA contains:
- the trxB gene encoding thioredoxin-disulfide reductase, protein MTSEKVSCLIIGSGPAGYTAAIYAARAGLNPVLYQGAQPGGQLTITTEVDNYPGYPDGITGPEMMINFEKQSKRFGTDVRYGLATEVDFTSYPHKVIIDGKHEITADSVIISTGASAKWLGLEDEERLNGRGVSACAVCDGFFFRGQDVVVVGAGDTAAEEASYLAKLARKVYLLVRRDEMRASKIMQKRVEMLPNIEILWSTETVKLNGEDGLESVLVKNSKTGEERTLEATGFFVAIGHKPNTDIFKGYINMDETGYIQTIKGSSCTNIKGVFACGDAQDNVYRQAITAAGTGCMAALDAERFLMEREVEEIIEVTA, encoded by the coding sequence ATGACATCCGAAAAAGTATCCTGTCTTATTATTGGCTCCGGCCCTGCCGGTTATACAGCCGCCATATATGCTGCCCGTGCGGGTTTGAACCCGGTTTTGTATCAGGGAGCACAACCTGGCGGACAATTAACAATCACCACAGAAGTTGACAATTATCCGGGTTATCCTGACGGGATCACTGGCCCGGAAATGATGATAAATTTTGAAAAACAATCAAAACGCTTTGGTACCGATGTTCGTTACGGACTCGCAACTGAAGTAGATTTCACATCATACCCACATAAAGTAATTATTGACGGGAAACATGAGATTACCGCAGATTCTGTAATTATCTCAACCGGTGCTTCTGCCAAATGGCTTGGACTTGAAGATGAAGAAAGATTAAACGGAAGAGGCGTATCTGCCTGTGCTGTCTGTGATGGTTTCTTCTTCCGCGGACAGGATGTGGTGGTGGTTGGTGCTGGCGATACCGCCGCCGAAGAAGCGAGTTATCTTGCAAAATTAGCGCGTAAAGTATACCTGCTGGTTCGCCGTGATGAAATGCGTGCTTCCAAGATCATGCAGAAACGTGTGGAAATGCTTCCGAATATTGAAATATTATGGAGTACTGAAACCGTAAAATTGAATGGAGAAGATGGTTTGGAAAGCGTATTGGTAAAAAACAGCAAAACCGGGGAAGAACGTACGCTGGAAGCTACCGGATTTTTCGTTGCCATTGGCCACAAACCGAATACGGATATTTTTAAAGGTTATATCAACATGGATGAAACCGGTTATATTCAAACCATTAAAGGTAGTTCATGTACCAATATAAAAGGGGTATTTGCCTGCGGTGATGCTCAGGATAATGTTTATCGCCAGGCAATTACAGCAGCAGGAACCGGTTGTATGGCAGCTTTGGATGCTGAACGCTTTTTGATGGAACGTGAAGTTGAAGAAATTATAGAAGTAACCGCATAA
- a CDS encoding DUF4856 domain-containing protein codes for MFYQNLRIPALLFASVLSLGIFSCSDDDVAPDVVPPVVVNLRTKIDYATLTATTPYSTPFVDAAGKSTVDLSNGNNRYRMFQALNTLISTSIRDNKEIDAAVLKNMFANTGNAFADSTKLNTSGVQLRNVVATSWPAADAEAVRVRFETLFTETAATSKSVTAVAEKGKAGKLGTYLVNAQGIEPIQIIQKSLIGSLEYDYIANVLLTKGLEADNKTVVSGKLYTQLEQNWDEAYGLLTLNPVYLTGSTNDVRGTTEFALGSYVWEYNKAEYAQIYPAFLKGRAAIVNNDTAELKKQADFIKAAFEKAIAAAAVGYLGKWGNGATDAIKAHAIGEGLGFIYSLRFLTINGGTPAFSDQILLGLVGSENGFWDLTPTKITTASDAIKAKFKL; via the coding sequence ATGTTTTATCAAAATTTACGCATTCCTGCCCTACTCTTTGCATCAGTACTTTCATTAGGTATTTTTTCGTGCAGCGATGACGATGTAGCTCCCGATGTTGTACCTCCCGTAGTTGTCAACCTGCGTACTAAGATTGATTATGCTACGCTTACAGCAACGACGCCCTACTCGACTCCTTTTGTAGACGCAGCCGGTAAATCAACTGTTGATTTATCCAATGGAAACAATCGCTACAGGATGTTCCAGGCGTTGAATACCCTCATCAGTACTTCTATTCGTGATAATAAAGAAATTGACGCAGCTGTACTCAAAAACATGTTTGCCAATACAGGTAATGCTTTCGCGGATAGTACCAAACTGAATACTTCCGGGGTACAATTGCGGAATGTAGTAGCAACTTCATGGCCAGCAGCTGATGCAGAAGCAGTACGTGTGAGATTCGAAACATTGTTTACCGAAACAGCAGCTACAAGCAAATCGGTAACGGCAGTTGCTGAAAAAGGAAAAGCAGGGAAACTGGGAACTTACCTGGTGAATGCACAGGGTATTGAACCGATACAAATTATCCAGAAGTCGTTAATTGGCTCATTGGAATACGATTACATTGCCAATGTTTTATTGACAAAAGGTCTTGAGGCCGATAACAAAACAGTAGTTAGCGGAAAACTTTATACGCAGCTTGAACAAAACTGGGACGAAGCATATGGATTACTTACCTTAAATCCTGTTTATTTGACTGGTTCTACCAACGATGTGAGAGGAACTACCGAATTTGCTTTGGGTTCTTATGTTTGGGAATATAACAAAGCAGAATATGCTCAGATCTATCCTGCATTTTTGAAAGGCCGTGCAGCGATCGTGAACAACGATACAGCTGAATTAAAAAAGCAAGCTGACTTTATCAAAGCAGCATTTGAAAAAGCAATTGCAGCAGCAGCAGTTGGTTATCTGGGCAAATGGGGAAATGGTGCTACGGATGCAATAAAAGCACATGCAATTGGAGAAGGCCTTGGCTTTATTTATTCTCTTCGCTTTCTGACGATCAATGGTGGAACACCTGCTTTCTCTGATCAGATCCTTCTTGGGCTGGTTGGTTCTGAAAACGGTTTCTGGGATTTGACTCCAACAAAAATTACAACAGCTTCTGACGCCATCAAAGCGAAATTCAAGTTGTAA
- the bshB1 gene encoding bacillithiol biosynthesis deacetylase BshB1, which yields MKLDILAITAHPDDVELCCSGTLLAQMALGKKVGIVDLTRGELGTRGTPEGRILEGLEAARIQNIAIRENVGLKDGFFKNDEESQKAIIHYIRKYQPDIVITNSIDDRHPDHGRGAQLVSDSCFYSGLRMVETLDENGQPQEAWRPKNVFHSVQDRYIKPDFVVDITPFHDQKLQAIRAFKSQFHIPEYDATSNEPQSYISSPDFLEFTIARAREMGHSIGVTFGEGFTTCRKLGVKDLSVFL from the coding sequence ATGAAATTAGATATTTTGGCCATCACCGCACATCCGGATGATGTGGAACTTTGCTGTTCCGGTACACTTTTAGCACAGATGGCTCTGGGTAAAAAAGTAGGGATCGTAGACCTGACAAGAGGAGAACTAGGTACAAGAGGAACGCCGGAAGGCAGAATACTTGAAGGTTTGGAAGCAGCAAGAATCCAGAATATTGCTATTCGTGAAAACGTAGGCTTGAAGGACGGTTTTTTTAAAAATGATGAAGAGTCCCAGAAAGCAATTATTCATTACATCCGAAAATACCAGCCCGATATTGTAATTACAAATAGTATTGACGACCGTCACCCGGATCATGGACGTGGCGCTCAGCTGGTTTCCGACAGCTGTTTTTATTCCGGGTTAAGGATGGTAGAAACACTCGATGAAAATGGACAGCCGCAGGAAGCATGGCGGCCCAAAAACGTATTTCATTCTGTTCAGGACCGGTATATCAAACCTGATTTTGTAGTAGATATCACCCCTTTCCATGATCAGAAACTTCAGGCGATCCGCGCTTTCAAAAGCCAGTTTCACATTCCTGAATACGATGCAACAAGCAATGAACCGCAAAGTTATATCTCATCTCCCGATTTTCTGGAATTTACCATAGCAAGAGCGCGGGAAATGGGACATTCGATTGGTGTAACTTTTGGAGAAGGTTTTACTACCTGCCGCAAACTGGGCGTAAAGGATTTATCAGTATTTCTCTAA
- a CDS encoding M23 family metallopeptidase yields MKGKLIVGLLMMLCLISWDTQAQERGKFKRNPKINQSGDNANEGPTKAGTPQPEDEYQVETSNLKFQNQFEPVKPLNPVVSEDTSNIDEGETEVVEVVDSLLVADEWVKAAEYYVIWDARAINPYGLSPLEFDEPVDLKLFDEAANRMWSVPLNPTRTTSNFSYRWGRWHNGTDLDLETGDSVRSTYDGMVRIVAFDGSGYGKFVLVRHYNGLETLYGHMSKQLVESGQLVRAGEVIGLGGNTGRSTGSHLHYENRYEGNPFDSRHIFDWDKKEIKSDHFMLTSEAWNHLRGKSTKSEFESGDAVPVSYKRSILHKVRSGDTLSSIAGKYGVSISSIAKKNRISTRSTLRPGQKLRIK; encoded by the coding sequence ATGAAAGGAAAGCTTATTGTTGGTTTGCTAATGATGTTGTGTTTGATATCCTGGGACACGCAAGCGCAAGAGCGGGGAAAATTTAAAAGGAATCCAAAAATTAACCAGTCCGGGGACAATGCAAACGAAGGGCCTACCAAAGCAGGAACTCCACAGCCTGAAGACGAATATCAGGTAGAAACTTCAAACTTAAAATTCCAGAATCAGTTCGAACCTGTCAAACCACTTAATCCGGTTGTAAGTGAAGATACCTCAAATATTGATGAAGGTGAAACAGAAGTGGTTGAGGTAGTAGACTCATTACTGGTAGCAGACGAATGGGTAAAAGCAGCCGAATATTATGTAATATGGGATGCACGCGCTATTAATCCATACGGCCTGAGCCCGCTGGAATTTGACGAACCCGTAGATCTTAAATTATTTGACGAAGCCGCGAACAGAATGTGGAGTGTGCCACTCAATCCAACACGTACAACTTCCAATTTTTCGTACCGATGGGGACGCTGGCATAATGGAACGGACCTGGACCTGGAAACGGGTGACAGTGTCCGGTCTACGTACGATGGTATGGTCAGGATTGTAGCCTTTGACGGCAGCGGTTATGGAAAATTTGTATTGGTTCGCCACTATAATGGCCTGGAAACGCTTTATGGACACATGTCAAAGCAACTCGTAGAATCCGGTCAGCTTGTAAGAGCGGGTGAAGTAATCGGGCTTGGAGGAAATACGGGGCGGAGTACAGGATCACATTTACATTATGAGAACCGTTACGAAGGAAATCCATTCGACTCCCGCCATATTTTTGACTGGGATAAAAAAGAAATAAAATCTGACCATTTTATGCTGACCAGTGAGGCCTGGAATCACTTGCGTGGCAAATCAACCAAAAGCGAATTTGAATCCGGCGATGCTGTACCGGTATCCTATAAACGTTCTATTTTGCATAAGGTACGTTCGGGTGATACTTTGTCATCCATTGCCGGCAAATACGGCGTTTCCATTTCGTCCATCGCTAAAAAGAACAGAATTTCTACGAGATCGACTTTGCGTCCCGGTCAGAAACTTCGCATTAAATAA
- the msrB gene encoding peptide-methionine (R)-S-oxide reductase MsrB, producing the protein MKNKITLLLCGMIGILLQNCYGQPASKPENQKKSPEYSHTDTSKVNVGNKDWQKILAPEVYNVARLKGTERPFTSEYEHSKEVGTFYCAVCGNALFRSNAKYESGCGWPSFFEPISKKSIIEASDNSLGMRRTEVMCGRCKSHLGHVFDDGPPPTGLRYCINGVVLDFEKAQTAEKKYNKKTKANSGS; encoded by the coding sequence ATGAAAAATAAAATAACCCTGCTGTTATGCGGCATGATCGGGATACTTCTCCAGAACTGCTACGGACAGCCGGCTTCTAAACCGGAAAACCAGAAAAAAAGCCCTGAATATTCCCATACTGATACTTCAAAAGTAAATGTTGGTAATAAAGACTGGCAAAAGATCCTGGCTCCGGAAGTTTATAACGTTGCGCGTTTAAAAGGAACAGAACGGCCATTTACCAGTGAATACGAGCATTCAAAAGAGGTTGGCACATTTTATTGTGCTGTTTGCGGAAATGCACTTTTCCGTAGTAATGCCAAATATGAAAGCGGCTGCGGATGGCCAAGTTTTTTTGAACCGATCAGTAAAAAATCCATTATTGAAGCGAGTGATAACAGTCTGGGAATGCGTCGTACGGAAGTAATGTGCGGCCGCTGCAAATCACATTTAGGGCACGTATTTGACGATGGCCCGCCGCCAACCGGTTTACGCTATTGTATCAACGGAGTAGTTCTGGATTTTGAAAAAGCGCAGACCGCAGAAAAAAAATACAACAAAAAGACAAAAGCCAACAGCGGAAGCTGA
- a CDS encoding imelysin family protein translates to MTKKLWKKAGIFLLAGLSAWACSDSETNVTQPDLNKDRKAVLTNLADNVIIPSYANFKTKFDVMLAKSQAFTAKPDITTLTEFRSAWVAAYIEWQKSELFDFGPGARNAIRNYYNIYPANVQGIIAYINNPSENLEVTASYDKQGFPALDYMLNGVGKTDAEIITWYTSASDGSKRLAYLTRITGHMDHLIQNVITEWNGNYHEDFITKTGTDTGSPMGELVNGYILHYERYIRSGKIGIPSGAMLNGVAAAEKVEGFYKKDISQSLAQAAHQAVVDFFNGKNLKTGVNGPSLKSYLDGLGAKDSSTGTTLSDMINTQFDASKKKVDALNPNFYEEVLTNNQAMKDTYTEMQKAVRMLKVDMTSAMSITITYTDNDGD, encoded by the coding sequence ATGACTAAAAAACTCTGGAAAAAAGCAGGCATTTTCCTCCTCGCAGGACTATCAGCCTGGGCATGTTCGGACAGTGAAACCAATGTAACCCAACCTGATCTGAATAAGGACCGCAAGGCCGTACTTACTAACCTGGCCGACAATGTTATTATCCCGTCGTACGCCAATTTTAAAACTAAGTTTGATGTGATGCTGGCCAAATCCCAGGCTTTCACTGCCAAACCTGATATTACAACACTCACCGAATTCCGCAGCGCCTGGGTAGCTGCATACATCGAATGGCAAAAATCCGAGCTGTTTGATTTTGGCCCGGGAGCCAGGAATGCAATCCGAAATTATTATAATATTTATCCTGCCAATGTTCAGGGAATTATTGCCTATATCAACAATCCTTCTGAAAATCTTGAAGTAACTGCTTCGTATGACAAGCAGGGATTTCCGGCACTCGATTATATGCTAAACGGAGTTGGCAAAACGGATGCAGAAATTATCACCTGGTATACATCCGCATCGGATGGTTCCAAACGCCTTGCTTACTTAACGCGCATTACCGGGCACATGGATCATCTGATTCAAAATGTAATAACTGAATGGAACGGAAATTACCATGAAGACTTTATTACTAAAACCGGAACGGATACTGGTTCTCCCATGGGTGAGCTGGTGAATGGCTACATTTTACATTATGAAAGATATATCCGTTCGGGTAAAATCGGCATTCCTTCGGGGGCTATGTTAAATGGTGTTGCAGCCGCTGAAAAAGTAGAAGGATTTTATAAAAAAGATATTTCTCAAAGTCTTGCACAGGCTGCTCATCAGGCTGTTGTTGATTTCTTTAATGGTAAAAACTTGAAAACCGGAGTTAACGGGCCTTCCCTGAAAAGTTATCTGGATGGCTTGGGAGCAAAAGACAGCAGTACTGGTACCACGCTCAGCGATATGATCAATACGCAATTTGACGCAAGCAAAAAGAAGGTTGATGCTTTAAATCCAAACTTTTATGAAGAGGTTTTGACCAATAACCAGGCCATGAAAGATACTTATACCGAAATGCAAAAAGCTGTCCGGATGCTGAAAGTTGACATGACTTCTGCGATGAGCATTACCATTACATACACAGACAACGACGGAGATTAA